CCGAGTTCAAGGTGGCCGATAAGAATATTCGACTGGTTTCCATCAAAGATATTCAAAGCGAGCTGGAGGAGAAGGAGATGGAGAGTTGGCAGAAACTCATCAGGGTACTGACACACGAAATCATGAACTCCATTACGCCTATTGCCTCGTTGACACAAACGCTTGATTACCTGATTAAAGATGTGCGGGAGCGGTATGATAATATTTTCTCCGATGAAGGCGAGGCCGAAGTTGTCGAAGAGGTTGAAATGGCTTTGAAAACGATTCACAAGCGAAGTACCGGATTGCTTCACTTTGTGGAATCGTACCGGAATTTGACCCGGATTCCCAAACCCAATTATACGATATTCCAGGTTCAGAAGTTGTTCGACACGATTTCATCCCTGATGAAAGAGGAAATTCACCGGAAAGAAATTACCTGCGATATCTCCGTTGAGCCGCCTAATCTGGAGCTTTCGGCAGACGAGCAACTCATTGAGCAGGTTATTATCAATCTCATTCGCAATTCAATTCAGGCACTGGATAAAACGGATAATCCAAAGCTTTCAATGAAGTCATCGCTCGATCAGCGGGGCCGAATCCTGATACAGATTTCCGATAACGGACAGGGAATATTGCCTGATGTGTTGGACAAAATTTTTGTACCTTTCTTCACCACGAAACCGAAGGGGAGCGGTATTGGTTTGAGTTTGTCGAGACAGATTCTGAGACTTCATGGTGGAACGTTAACTGTGCATTCGGAACCTGATGTAGAAACTATTTTTACTCTTCGGTTCTAACCGAAAGAATTTATGATGAGGCGTTGGTGGCGGAAAAAATTGAGCAAATGGATAGTCGGGAGTATATTGACGGGTTTTGTTCTGTTGCTCACGGGTTATCTTATTGTGTCCGTTTATTCACGTCCATATCTTTATCAGTCGCTC
This Prolixibacter sp. NT017 DNA region includes the following protein-coding sequences:
- a CDS encoding PAS domain-containing sensor histidine kinase, producing MGSRNFRLSVVLRVLALIATIVLMVVLFLLTDYYLTSLLVLAVLIYEVYSLISFVETTNTLLTNFLESLRYSDFSRTYEISGAGKSFARLSESFNQVISDFRKVREEREQNYFYLRTVVEHIGIGLIAYRQNGEVELINNATKKLFQLSQLKNLKELEAVSPELKNGLMNISNGDNILVKIREKDEILQLAIYATEFKVADKNIRLVSIKDIQSELEEKEMESWQKLIRVLTHEIMNSITPIASLTQTLDYLIKDVRERYDNIFSDEGEAEVVEEVEMALKTIHKRSTGLLHFVESYRNLTRIPKPNYTIFQVQKLFDTISSLMKEEIHRKEITCDISVEPPNLELSADEQLIEQVIINLIRNSIQALDKTDNPKLSMKSSLDQRGRILIQISDNGQGILPDVLDKIFVPFFTTKPKGSGIGLSLSRQILRLHGGTLTVHSEPDVETIFTLRF